The genomic DNA ATATGAAGAGAGGAAGTGATATAAAGGCCAAAGCACATTCTAAAGGCAAAAGATACATCGTTATTGAAAAGGCTATCCAAGCATACGCCAAAATACCGATAACAAAGGTAAGCCATGCAGCATGCTTCTTTCCCAGGAGGGTAACGAGATTCCTTCTGGAGGCTTTGAAGTCAGTTTCCATATCAGGAATTTCATTCATAAGAAGAATGTTACCTATCATCAACCCGGGTGCTATGCCAACAACTATAGGAAACATGCCAGTAGAGCCACTAGCCACAATATATGCTCCTAAGACAGCTAAAGGTCCTAGATTTAGCCCCGCAAAAAATTCGCCAAGGTACCATCTGGCTAAGATAGTTGTATAGAAATATGTAGACAATATAGCTTCAATCACTATTGGGAAGAGAAGAATATTCCTTGTTAAAGAAAAGTATATTCCTATTAAGCTCGCAGCGCAGAGAGAACATATTCCGTAAATGTAAACCCCCTTTGGAGAAATAAGACCTTCCACAAGGTATTTACTTCCACCACTGAAAGGTGTCTTCTCTGTCATGTAGTCTACACCTCTTACAAAATCATAATAATCATTAAGGAGGTTAACTGAGCTCTGTATGAGTACTGCCCCAACCATAGCTATGAGTAGCAGAGGTATATTCAAATCGCCTTTGAACCATGCAGCCGCACCTCCAAGAGAAACCAATAAGACGCTCATAAGAAGAGTGGGTTCGAAGGTTTCTTTGAGCCATGGAATTATATTCAAGTTTATCCGGAGAAAAATTCAAAAAGTCTTTAAAGTTTTTGGTATCCCCGTTTGTTGTAAAATTGACTTTCCCCAAAGAGAGGTTTGGAGAACAAAGCCGACATCGCTTTAGCAGTGGGATAAATTTGTTCTCCAAGCTAATGGCTAAATATGTCGCCTTGGCATGTAGGGCAAAGACATACCTAGCGGATACGTCGCTTCAGAGGCTTCAGTCCGCCAAGTCCAAAAATACCTTGAATAGAAGGCTAATCTGAGAGGTATCACGATTGCCTATGTTGAGCCGAAGAACACATCGAAAGAGTGCTATTGGCATGGAAGCATAGGGGCAAGCGAAGAAAAGAAAAAAGAAGGAATTTGTGTGCCAACGTGGCTATTGACCATGCTGATGCTAATGCTGGAGTCAATTTAGCATTGCTCCCTCCTTTAGTGGAAAGCATAGGTCAATTGCATACAGACAGACAAAGACGTATACAAAGGCAGTAATGATACGCCTAGAACTGCAACTCTTTGAACCCAAGAGATACTAGAAACTCACACCTCTCAAGAGTATATCAGAATCTATGATTGTCTTCAGAGCTTCGGGGATATATCGATTTTAGGCATGTGATTAGACAATAAAAGGAACTAGGTGAATTCATGTAAGCCATACGCACTGCTAGCATGAATAGAAGCAAGGATAACCTGCAAAGAGCATGTACCAGATATAAAATGTAGTGTTGCTCTCTATGACAACTTATTTTCTTATTCTGTGTATAGTCATTTATACACAAATTACAATAAAAGAGGATTTACAAGTGCAGATATGCAGTCTTGCACAGATACCCTATTATAACCAAATTGGTGAATTAAAAAATGATGTAATATGGCTGATAAACTTGCCATGGTAGTTTTCTCGGGAACTGTTGATAAACTTCTCCCCGTAGGTATAATCGCATCAGGCGGAGTTGCTATGGGGCTTGACGTAGAAATATTCCTTACCTTTTGGGGCTTGAATGCTTTCAGAAAGGATTGGGTGAATAGGAATACAAGATTCAGCAAAGACTATGAAGATATGGCAGCTATGATGATGCAAGTGATGAAGGATAAGAATGTACCGTCATGGTTTGAAACATTAAAGAAGGCAAAGGAAATAGGAAACGTAAGAATTCATGCCTGCGCCATGACCTATGACATGCTACAAATGAAGAAAGATGATCTTGTAGATATTGTTGACGATGTCATGGCGGTTGGAGAATTCGTTGATATAGCCAAA from Conexivisphaerales archaeon includes the following:
- a CDS encoding prenyltransferase — its product is MSVLLVSLGGAAAWFKGDLNIPLLLIAMVGAVLIQSSVNLLNDYYDFVRGVDYMTEKTPFSGGSKYLVEGLISPKGVYIYGICSLCAASLIGIYFSLTRNILLFPIVIEAILSTYFYTTILARWYLGEFFAGLNLGPLAVLGAYIVASGSTGMFPIVVGIAPGLMIGNILLMNEIPDMETDFKASRRNLVTLLGKKHAAWLTFVIGILAYAWIAFSITMYLLPLECALAFISLPLFISGAILCIRNFSSTKKMIPALGLNVISALMTITILIISLVIAK
- a CDS encoding DsrE/DsrF/DrsH-like family protein, encoding MADKLAMVVFSGTVDKLLPVGIIASGGVAMGLDVEIFLTFWGLNAFRKDWVNRNTRFSKDYEDMAAMMMQVMKDKNVPSWFETLKKAKEIGNVRIHACAMTYDMLQMKKDDLVDIVDDVMAVGEFVDIAKDAKFTLFI